A genomic region of Bosea sp. 124 contains the following coding sequences:
- a CDS encoding DUF58 domain-containing protein, with amino-acid sequence MLRTRVLGSAERQPARPVVTASLDLAARLPRLILEARRVSASVHGIHGRRRAGPGETFWQYRPLVTGESSSRIDWRRSARDGHLFVREREWEASHAIWLWIDRSASMGFASSLALASKVDRALIAGFALAETLVDGGERVGHLGLTRALASRRIVETLAQAILADAKGAESDLPPDAPLPRLADAIIITDGLSPAASLAKRIATLSSSGARGHVLLIADPIEETFPFTGQAELFDLEDGLSLRVGDAGAWGAEYRQRLEAHRDAIREACRRAGWTLTLHRTDRPASEGVLRIASLVAAARGTGR; translated from the coding sequence ATGCTGCGCACGCGCGTTCTCGGGTCCGCCGAACGCCAGCCCGCCAGGCCGGTCGTCACCGCCTCGCTCGATCTCGCGGCACGTCTGCCCAGGTTGATCCTCGAAGCGCGCCGCGTCTCGGCCAGCGTGCACGGCATCCATGGCCGCAGGCGCGCCGGCCCAGGCGAGACCTTCTGGCAGTACCGGCCTCTGGTCACCGGCGAATCCTCCTCGCGCATCGACTGGCGCCGTTCCGCCCGCGACGGGCACCTCTTCGTCCGCGAACGCGAATGGGAGGCCTCGCACGCGATCTGGCTCTGGATCGACCGCTCCGCCTCGATGGGCTTCGCTTCGTCGCTGGCGCTGGCCTCCAAGGTCGATCGGGCACTGATCGCAGGCTTCGCGCTCGCCGAGACGCTGGTCGATGGCGGCGAGCGCGTCGGCCATCTCGGCCTGACGCGGGCTCTGGCCTCGCGCCGCATCGTCGAAACGCTGGCGCAGGCGATCCTCGCCGACGCGAAGGGTGCGGAGTCGGACCTGCCGCCGGACGCCCCCCTGCCGCGTCTCGCCGACGCCATCATCATCACCGACGGGCTCTCGCCGGCAGCCTCGCTTGCCAAACGCATCGCCACCCTGTCGTCGAGCGGCGCGCGCGGGCATGTCCTGCTGATCGCCGACCCGATCGAGGAAACCTTCCCCTTTACCGGCCAGGCGGAGCTGTTCGACCTGGAAGACGGGCTCAGCCTGCGCGTCGGCGATGCCGGCGCCTGGGGCGCCGAATACCGCCAGCGGCTGGAGGCCCATCGTGACGCCATCCGCGAGGCCTGCCGCAGGGCTGGCTGGACGCTGACGCTTCACCGCACCGACAGGCCTGCCAGCGAGGGCGTGCTGCGTATCGCCAGCCTCGTCGCGGCGGCCCGCGGAACGGGGAGATAG
- a CDS encoding MoxR family ATPase: MVAQVRAAETNPPISLDTGIVEAAEAALGAIGAARTEIGRVIFGQQKVVDLSLITLLAGGHGLLVGVPGLAKTKLVEAMGTVLGMSARRVQFTPDLMPSDILGSEVLDETADGKRHFRFIKGPVFAQLLMADEINRASPRTQSALLQAMQEHHVTVGGERYDLPAPFHVLATQNPIEQEGTYPLPEAQLDRFLLEIDVAYPDREAERRILMETTGASEHKPAQAMTAETLMSTQRLVRRLPVGEAVVDAILDLVRSARPGEGSDASITDKLAWGPGPRASQSLTLACRARALVEGRLAPSVDDVVALAIPVLKHRVALTFAARADGETVEGVIGKLVERIG; the protein is encoded by the coding sequence ATGGTGGCGCAAGTCCGTGCGGCGGAGACCAACCCGCCGATCAGCCTCGATACCGGAATCGTCGAGGCCGCGGAAGCCGCGCTCGGCGCGATCGGCGCTGCACGCACCGAGATCGGCCGGGTCATCTTCGGCCAGCAGAAGGTGGTCGATCTCTCGCTGATCACGCTGCTCGCAGGCGGCCACGGCCTGCTCGTTGGCGTCCCCGGCCTCGCCAAGACCAAGCTCGTCGAGGCGATGGGCACCGTGCTGGGCATGAGCGCCAGGCGCGTCCAGTTCACGCCGGACCTGATGCCCTCCGACATCCTGGGCTCGGAAGTCCTGGACGAGACTGCCGACGGCAAGCGCCATTTCCGCTTCATCAAGGGCCCCGTCTTCGCCCAGTTGCTGATGGCCGACGAGATCAACCGCGCCAGCCCGCGCACCCAGTCGGCGCTGCTGCAGGCGATGCAGGAGCACCATGTCACCGTCGGCGGCGAGCGTTACGACCTGCCCGCCCCCTTCCACGTGCTGGCGACCCAGAACCCGATCGAGCAGGAGGGCACCTATCCCCTGCCCGAAGCCCAGCTCGACCGCTTCCTTCTCGAGATCGACGTCGCCTATCCCGACCGCGAGGCCGAGCGCCGCATCCTGATGGAGACCACCGGCGCCTCCGAGCACAAGCCGGCCCAGGCGATGACCGCAGAGACGCTGATGTCGACGCAGCGGCTGGTCCGCCGCCTGCCCGTCGGCGAGGCCGTCGTCGACGCGATTCTCGATCTCGTTCGCTCCGCCCGCCCCGGCGAAGGCAGCGATGCCAGCATCACCGACAAGCTCGCCTGGGGCCCCGGCCCCCGTGCCAGCCAGTCGCTGACGCTCGCCTGCCGCGCCCGCGCACTCGTGGAAGGCCGTCTGGCGCCCTCCGTCGACGACGTCGTCGCGCTCGCCATTCCCGTGCTGAAGCACCGCGTCGCGCTGACCTTTGCCGCCCGCGCCGATGGTGAGACGGTCGAGGGCGTCATCGGCAAGCTCGTGGAACGGATCGGATAG